The region TTCATTTGCACATTTTCAATGTTTGAAAAAgattcgtttttttttgaacttttattttttgcacCATATGTAATGGCTATCTCTCTTTCCTTTCTTCCTaggtaaaaataattaatatctGAATAAAGTATAGGGCATGCTTCAAAAATTAAACTATTTATATCGTTGTGTATGAATCCGTTGTATATAGACAAGATAGTTATTGAGCTAGAAAATAGGTTCATacaaatttgtaaaaatggattttcatttattaatattacattattatttgctaatttataaattatatcgCTACTTAATTCTGTATTTCCATAATTTGGAAAAGTTGATGACTtgatcatattttttttattaattattctttcaattttattatatgaaaatttagaaaaaaaagcttGTGCTATTTTGTAAgtatcaaataaattgttTGCTGTAGCTAGTCCATTATTATCtgtgtataaaaaattatagagactttgaaaatttgtaacttgtttattaaaattggtTAGTAGTTCTATCGATTCATTCATTATAACTTGAATATATTCTACattatcattaatatttcCAACATTAAGTGATGAGATTAGGACaagaatgaaaaaagaaaactcTTTGTTATGCTTAAAAAAGGAGTTTGAAGCATTGGATTCATTATTTCCTGAACCCGTAGATGTAGACTTCTTAAACTCAAGAAatgttttcaaaatattatgaatcatatcatttgttaaatggttttttaaattttcaacaatcgatgaaaatatagaaaaataatttttttttaattccaaactaaaattattattattttgtaaaatatttttaaacagATTCTccatcataaaaaatgcatattcctttgtataatttaatatataagaatTATCTGAAATAAATTCTAATCGTTTAATttcaaatgaaataaaattttttgatgCATTTATAAAGCTAGTAAAATCGTTTTCagatatttgtttataacaTGTTACTAAACTGtttatacaattattaTCTATTTCATAATATGGAGAAGattgatatttatttatacaattaataatatgtaatactaaattaatattattcttttcttcccttaatatttttatattttcattttcctCATAATCGATTTTAATTCCATTATTTTGTCCACCCATTTGAGCAGAttgcattttttctttttctctATCTATAGCTAGCAATTGTTCGATTTGTTGATCAATCGaaattaacatatttttcttgTCTTGAATGAATTGATTTTTAGAATCACCGGCATTATTAGAACCCGTTGTGGATGTAGAAAGCTGATACGAAATAGTTTCTTCATGGATTTTGTGATTCCCTTCTGTTACTATGTTTTTACAATCTTTCAGTGTGTTAATTAAGAATGTTAACATTTCATAATACATCTCCAATAatgaataaacaaaataatccTTCGTTTTAagtatttcattatataagttatcaacatttatattattataaaatttaaagaattCACAAAACACATTAACAGCAATTTGATATACTTCATGATTCATACCTATCAACGTTTTTAATAGTGAACATATACGTTGTCTCAATAGGTTACTATTATGACTAACGCTTACATTATCTTTTATCATAGAATTAGTATGCATATCCGATTGAAAGGTGTTGTCACTATCTTCTGACTCGTTcataatatgtttattatatgcaacAAACCAttcttcattatattcatttatatagttACTAAAGAATTGtatcattaattttttgtttaaagaattttgatttttatatattggtatttttatatatcgtataaatataagagtaaataatttttttaaatcttcAATAGATATTACAAACATATCGtgagtatattttttttcattaccatcatttaataatgcatttttttctagcttgtacatattattttgttcattttgAATTTGGCTAagttgattattttttacaaaaattaaatctcgatttttttcaaaaatgtttttacaaatagttaacatataaattaagatattaatatttggatgatgtatatttttaaatatattaattatatacatatgtatgcattttattttattttcttttttatgtaaatagTTAGACACTGGAATGCCTGATATGTTCATaatcattttaatatacacattttcaaagtcataattttttatatcataataatttaaatctatattaaaaaaattttctaaaaaattcataagctcattttcattaatttgtaaaaaagtTTTACTATTAATTTTAGATACACCTTCTATTatgtttgaaaatattgttaatattgTTTCTTGTAAATTTGAATCGTTTAAAAAGTTGGTAGCACCTTCATTAATATGTGGAAATTGTGTTGAATCCATATTATGACCTTgactaaatatataacgtgtgtataaataattaaactCGTCTGGAGATATACGAACGAAAGGTTCATTGTTTTGTGAATTTACTGAACTATTATGGAACGAGTtctgatatatatttccattgCTTTTCTTATTATTCCGAAGTGGTAAGACTAAAAcgtttaataaaaaattcatagGGGATATAGATGagctattaaaaaataaatggatTGGAGAGAAAAAAGATAGCTCCTTAATACATTccattaataaaataaattcatttttctttttcaacaaaatgcaataataaaaacatgtataaataaaattaaaaagttcatttatatcatttattatgatcgttctaaaaatattaaactGTTGTCTGGTTAGTGTATTTGTGAAACTATCATTAGttattgtataaaatatttcttttaaaaaatttatacttATGTGTAATAGTGCAGtaaaataatcatttttctttttttcttcaatcCCTTCATTCCcttgtttaaaaaatgtctCATGAATTTGTTGTCCTAATTGCATTGGATCTTGATTTCCACCTGATGATGTAatatattccattttttttttcaaaaattcaaccataaaatataatataaaattatataaatatcgaaaataagtataatcattgtaaatacatattatgCTTAATATTtgtgaatatttatttcttgtCGAATTTGAATAGGAAcgaatataataacaatcTGAACAgttcataaaatttgacatcaaataattattattttgatttataaATACTTCCATTAAAtgctttttaaataaatctaAAGATTTCTCTTTTACATTTAACATATCCATATTTATAGAATGATTAAACTCTAGTGATAACCCAAATAAagcattaataaaattatttcgaatatttattttgtcatcataattataattattataatatttttctattaacTTGTTCATGTaacaaaatgataaaaatgttatattttcaacaaAGCTTGATTCTTGATTTTTATCTCCACCCCTATTTCGAAGTGAGTCCGAATTAACAAGATAAAAACAGCCATAAAGTTCTAATGACTCACCATTTTTAcaatcatttatatatttaatacttAATGTgtcattattaaaatagttcataaatatttctccCAACTCCTTGCTTTTATTCATGACATGAAACATATCACCTGCCATCTTTCCTccacatatacatatatatatgtaatgtTACAGAAAGCTCTGCAACACCTTTAAAACTGAAACTGAAAAATCAGGTCCAAATTGCAGCTAATCACAAAGAACTTtcctaaaaaatattctgaaatattatgaacagttcataaaaaaaaaaagaaaacagCTATCTCTGTGTGATACATACTAATTACAATATCTTAAATAAAAcagtgaaaataataaaataaataaacttgaaaaataaaattatatttgtataaattattactattcAATCATACagattaattaaattatattattattttaacggtacgcaaaaaaaatttataatataatgagAAGCATATGTATCCCTAATTATAGTGTGACAATGTACGGCAAgccaaaaataaaatcttTTGTTTCACATTAATGCAACTAAtttactttaaaaaatttattcaaaaaacTTTTTGAAATGACACAAAAGGTGGggaataaaatacatatttatggcatatacaaatgtaaataaatttattttgaaaaactGGTTACCCATGTATATTGCGTAAATGTTATATacttatgtaaaaaatattgccTGTTCATATTGTTGACAATATTACATGTACAAGCAAGGTATTTTTGGCTGCAAAATTAGATAAATGGGAATAcagtttattatatatacacgtTGTTATATACTATTTGTGTACCCACATATGATGTATATTATGCCGATATTTGTGGGGCTAATTCAATACTTTTCGCATACTCTCGAAAATGTAATtggcattattattatttttttaattttttatttcagttttttaattaaaaaaatgaatgtacataaaatatatatattttacatgcATTGTGCATACAATATTACTATATGTCCAATGGATGCATTAACcgttcatttttataactttgataaaaatagacTAACATGAAAAATGCATTTTAACGAAAAGTACGCGATGATACACACACAATGTAAGCAAAACGGTTTTATATGTCGCCTGTTTattcttttgttttttttttaccacTTCATAGTGCTATCGAATAAAAAGCGTTGCGCTAAAATGTTGCATTGTTTTATGATTAAAATAGAAGTTATAGATAATAATTGATAATGTTGAATTATAAGCGGATATAGTGATAAATGTAAAGGAACATATCTTATGCAAGTTTtacataaacaaaaataaaaaaataaaaaattgtcaCACAAATCGTATGGCAAGTTTCCGATTACTACCTAGTTACgggattaaaaaataaaaaaattatcaaaataagcaatgaaatataactatatatattttcctgATTTGGCTAGCAATACTTCTTACAATATTTTACCTTGACTCTCcatcaattttttctttttttcccTAGCTATTCTTTTAGCGCGTTCTAAAGGTGTTTCTTCAATGATTGTTGGTTCGTTTGTAACATCAGGCTTATCTTGTTTAGTAGAAGTAAAACTGTTTGCATTGGGATTTGTTTCGTTATTTGTTCCACGATCTTCCCAACTATCTGTTTTAATATCactttctttattttgagTATCGATGTTGAAAAAGTCTTCTTCATAGATATCCTGggcaaatatattttcttcaacctgtttattatttttattcatattattatttgcagTAATATCCGTTTTATTTTCCGACATTGAGTTGTCTgctttattaaaatgtcCATCCcctatatcattttcatcttgTAGTAAAGAGaaattatttgtaaatttagtattatatgtttttttaaaattaaaaatattaatattctCTTCCATTTGATGATTTTTAAAAGTGGTATTACATATAGGATACGTTgacttatatttataaataagatATGAACGATAATGTTCGTAtacttcttttttttgtgttaaGTTCTGtactttatttaaaacatcgtgtatattatattttcttctaatcgttttataaatgtcagctaaattattttccccatcatttattaacaaaacaTTATGTATAGAAAAGTACAATTTTGATGTTacttcatttattaaattcataaataaattaaaattcgTTCTTAAatgttttcttttatattgtttaaCCGTTTGAAttaatttgatatatttatgctctaacttatttattttcaaatttattttttcacgttcaattataaaatttgtgtCTAGTTCACCTCTTTTACTATTATcattaaacatatattcactcttatcttcatttattgattcatcattttcaaatCCATATTCGTCTTCTGTGGTTCCATTCAATCGAGTCCTATTGTCTACACTAActtcttttaaataattaaaacagTTACCCTTATTATAAGTATCAACTagccttttttttatttccaataagctattttttttattaattactGGGGttgttgtatttttatacacattttcgatattattatttttaaaaaatatgtctaTATCAGAcacaattaaatatttttcaaaaattttatttttaaataaattttcaataatcatatttttatattcactACAAAAGGACTCtaaaacttttttaatagcACTAGTATACCGTTCTTCAGTATAGTCgattttccttttctttttttttaaattcaaataaatatacatatccCATAATTCATCTTTTTCATCCACCAGttgtttaattttatttttttcgtcttgtacatatttttttaactcatcatcatcatcattatcGCTATATTTATCTTCGAACTCATCTTGATCCATCATATTAGAATAATCATCATTATAgctatttcttttttcacttttcctttttttattaatatcgCTATTAATCTGTTTTAGTGCGGTTTCATTAAATAAGTTTTTTAATTGAAAAGTTATAGTTTTTTTccgttttttttccttttgttCATCTTCTTCAATGTTAGCATTTCTTTCGAGCTCGTCCGCATATTCATCTCCATAAAGATCGCCATTAAAATTCACTTCATTGTTTCCAATATCctcatttaaattattctcATATGGTATTTCATCACccttattttcatatatatcatcatCACTAAAATTTAAACTCATCCTATTATTCtgatatctttattttttttttagctagctattattattttttttattttttttttatttttggcttgttgtatttttctctctttattttttcaaaaaaattcaaactccttttttttaataaactaATGTGTGTAGGTAAAATGGGGCCATAAAGAGAAAGAATATCACAATTAAATCAAAGGAAAACAAAATGTGAGAAAAAAGGATAAAATACaggaaaaataaacaaagaaaatatcttttccaaaataaaatattataataaaaaatgtcaaataaaatattatgaatatttaatgCAATAAAAATTAGTGTGCGTTCATGTAAAAATTGGAAGTAATAAtccaaattaaaattaaaaaaaaaaaaaaaaaaaagtgtaaacctataaatatacatgaGACGTGGAAAAactttaagaaaaaaatatattactatatGCCTATTCTTTTACAAAAGTTTTtgggaaaatatatatattacatgcATACACGCATATGAGTCATAACTATCTTGAAATTTTCTTGCCATGTAAAATTTGTGTTAACAAAGAAATGTCACATAATATGAAATTTgtaaaatgcaaaaaaatataatattcttaATGGTTAAATTGTGTCCCCTTTATCGGTTTTTTTCAGCTTTTTTTTCCAGCTTTTTTTTCCAGCTTTTTTTTCCagcttttttttcagctttttctaaaaatgtTCACATGTTGACGGGTGTTACGCATTGGTTTGTATGCAAATGggcataaataaaaagccaaaataaaagaaagctaaatatttgataaattctttatttattttttctcacTATCCTAAGCAAATATAGGATAGCATGAATAGTGATTACTTCATAAACACTTAAGATCTTTTTTAACGTCAAAGGTTTTTGTtgacaaaaaaatgcaatattaaaaaacaaaaggaAATGTAACAAAAAACGTACATGTATTCAATGCACACGCAATTGTTCATGTATATGCGCTTAAAACttgtagaaaaaaataaaacacacATAAggattgaaaaataaattattcatgtatatattatttacaaattttaaaaaaatatgtatatgccTTTTCAAAAGACATAcctttatattaaataaaaaacttggtaacaaattaaaaatatatatcgaTCTGTACGCATAGAAATGCGaacattttcaaaatgGATAATACACAGTGAAAGGTAAATAGATAGGTAGTGAAAGGTAAATAGATAGGTAGTGATAGATAAATGAATAGGTGTTCCTTGTATCTCCTCAAATAGCTATTACTCATAAAACTTTGCAAAAAAGGGTCTTGCAATACGGGCTTGATCCAATTTTAGAATTTTCGCAAAAAGTATAAATCAATTTTATTGGACACGATTTTTAGCATTAAAAGAGCAAATGAAAAGGAAGAGACATAAATGCCAGCAAATGAtagattatttaaataaaaataaatcgaatgaactatatatatataaaacaatgaATTAATTGGTGAAACAATAtccaataaatatttatatctatgTAAGTATAATGCAacttcatatattttattatttcccaaatataattttttcaaaaaactATACTGATTTAATAAGTTGACATAAAAATCCATCTTTTTGCTTTcctttatttctttaagtatttcatctttattaaaaaactGTTCGTCTGTCCATTTTTTCAGAAAAGATAAATTGTTTTGAAAAATCAATCgggtataaataaaaaatagctgAGTAAGGGCAGCCCAACCGAGCATTTTACCTGAACAATTAAggcaaaaaatgaaaaaaatgagaaaaatGCATGACCATGTTAAGgtgaaaaatgtataaaaacTGGAaagcaataaaaaaattggcaCATTTgttattacttttttttgatcCAAGCAAATGGAAACTACCCCAATTAGCTTGCACGAGGAGATAAGGGAAAAGAGAAATGtaagagaaaaaaagaacATGGACTAAATTGTTTACaagataaaatttttttgaaaagaaATCGTatgaattaataataaatataagtctaagaatacaaaatttgtagaaaaaaaagaataggGTAGATAACGTGTGTATTTTAACTAGTTTTTCtgtttttgtattttgAAATTCTCCAATAAATGCgtatctttttttaaaaaaggcatataaataattggctttaaaacaaaataaagtaaaaagtaaaaataatatattaactgAATTATAGCTTATCATTTTAGACAAATGTGTTGGCttgttaaaaaaaggaattttattaacatacTCTTGTATGTagctattattatatttatcttttaaataattaaatgataCGTTATAATAAGCTTTAAAttgattataataaattactGAATcatcttttaatttattcgatactattttgtaatatttttttgcatcattatatttatataaaagtaattcttttgtttttgcTTTAACTTTTTCGAtatcttctttatttatatttatatttaaattatatttattgatcAGGTCTTTTAGTTTTTTTAGTTTGCttaaatcatatttatttgaatcaGTTTcatctatatatttatttcttaacATATCattgttcatattattttcgaagttatgcatatttatatgcatatacattttCTTCCTCATATGTTTATTACCATCTTTATAATATGTTGGTAAATCAGAAATAATTTCAAATTTTCGATTGTTTATAACATTTAAgcatattacatttttaattaatccgacaataataaaatatcccACCAATTTTATcttcttcatatttttttttctttatattcaaaaaaattattattacccttgaataaatgaaataaaattctaAACAAGtcttcaaaatatttccaCCACGTTATTAAACTAATTTCCCCGTTCTCCACActttgatataaaaaaaaaacattaacgtgaataaataattgtagCTAGCTAATTTAATATCCTATCATACAAGCTTtgttaacaaaaataaatcataaaataataggATATCAATTCGATCTGAATTTTATAGTTCAGTGGAActtcttttctttattttgtcaTAACATTTCACAAACAATATTTCGCTTATTATGTTTTCTCAAAAGAAACAAATGTACATAGTTAAGCGAAATAGCGAAAAACTATTtcatcataaaaaaaaaaaaaattaataaattttatgaacatgttaataaaattctTCTTACGGTTTtgtatatacttttataaGTGTATTCATATATTGGCCTATCATTAGTatctttctttttcttgttatttattatattgttttatagATTGTGTTAGATTGCTTGTTTATTCTTGTCAtcctaatatatttatatgtagtATTATTTTAGCTAGCCAAATATATcgtgtgcatatatattttactaatttatataattatatcttTGTATATGTgttatatatcaaataaagGCAATCGGCTTCATTCTTATGTTTCGTCCTTTTTTAGTTATTCGTTGTAAGGcggcatatttttaataaacagGAAGTCCAAATAGTAAAATAgccaaaaatataaaataaaataataaataacaaaatattataagatTAAAGAGCTTTCATAAATCAAAGAAATGTGCGAGCCTTTGAATATATGTTTGTTATTCATTTGTACAAAAGTCCTTTCCCTTTCTGGTTTTccaattaatataatatacatatcaatgtataaattaattggaaacaaaatatattaacaaaatatatttataaaattcaaaCTGATAAACAATCTAACTacttaatattatatataaatatgaaaggcttaaaaaatgaaaaggtGTTTGGCATGGGAAAAAGgggaaaattaaaataaaaaaaaaataataagcaaataaaaaatgtatgcgtaaacttaaataaataactaaatgaataaatcgatattacataaatatacatatgagaatgcttaaaaaaaacacgaaaaaataatgaattgtaaattaaaagaaataattaaaaaaaaaatatattatttaacaatatatatatataaccttataagtataatagttttttttttacgggaaatgtatatattatttattgcccatataatatatatcccCTAATATTCTcgtatattaatatttaattgtatgttctaaatatttttgttatctttctataatttatatatattatatttaattatttttttcataatataattattatttttttataattgataatttatttaaataaattgtatatatttattatttttatattcattttgtttattatatttatttaggattattttattttatcatattttccaactaatatttctttgcttatttatatataactatatTTGTTATGTGTTTGTATTTCcctatatttttgttacaCCACAAATTAATGtaactttttataatactGGGCTTGTGCATatgtaaaattaatatatgtgcaCGTATGCATGTGTACATGTTAATATAAGCAAAGGTTgtatttttagaaaatttgCCAACAATAATGTTCATATTCATTTCTTTCTTCTTATAAAATGCTGTGTCGATTTTTTTGGATacaagtttttttttggctctcaatttattttgtgaaaAATGGGGACGCCTATCTTCCCGGAATGAGCCCTACAGTAAGTCAACAACAAAGAAACCATCGAAatgttgaaaataaatggaaattaaaaaataaaactacaaaataacaaatgaaatatgCTTCATAGTCGAATGGTGAATGCACATTTGTGTGTATATGAGCCTTCGTTACAAATTCTAATCTATTTTCGAGGCATTTCCAAGTGTTCAtgcttatatttatcatgtGTGTGCGTAATAGGAAGACTTGTGTGCATGCGTAATAGGAAGACTTATGTGCATGGCTTCTTTACTTCCCTAACTTGGCAGGCATATAAAGAAGGGGACAATGttgttattaatataaaaaacttATCTAGTAGGAGAGCAGTTACAAGCTTAAactatttttcatttcctcTGTGCtcttcaaataataataacaaaaaaggCGAAAGGACAccaaacatttttaaaataatttcagGAGATACATTATATAACTCCTTTATagaaacaaaatttaaaaaaaataaaacgtGTGCAAATTATTGTGAAATACTAATAAATGAtgatgtatataataagtataaatatttaattttatacaactataatattatttataccaCTGACaatatggatatatttCGAGAGGACCCAAGGAGGAAGGGCCTATACTACTCTGGAATTCCCATCGGATTCATAAAAGACGTAcgaaaaattggaaaataggaaaaatgtaaaaaaaaacaatcaAAACGAATCACTTCCATGCGACATATAACCTTTTGAACTTCCTTTACAGGGCCAATACCATCTCTACAATTATTAcaagataaaaattttgtataatagTGCAAAACCGAACTCCGATTCGCACTATATAGTTGGGTTTGAAGTAAATCCAGTGAGGTAAGAGCAAAATAGGGCGTAAATACATCGTAAATAcattgaaaattttaacaaaaatatgaagTGCGGGTCTGAAACTTTCTACTCCTTTACTTCCCTTTGTGCAGCCATGATTTTGCAGACAATGATACATGTACTAATAACGGGACAAGTTTtataatggaaaaaaataaaaaagttatatttaaatatgatatagtatatgaaaaaagtgATA is a window of Plasmodium chabaudi chabaudi strain AS genome assembly, chromosome: 5 DNA encoding:
- a CDS encoding apicoplast integral membrane protein, putative is translated as MKKIKLVGYFIIVGLIKNVICLNVINNRKFEIISDLPTYYKDGNKHMRKKMYMHINMHNFENNMNNDMLRNKYIDETDSNKYDLSKLKKLKDLINKYNLNININKEDIEKVKAKTKELLLYKYNDAKKYYKIVSNKLKDDSVIYYNQFKAYYNVSFNYLKDKYNNSYIQEYVNKIPFFNKPTHLSKMISYNSVNILFLLFTLFCFKANYLYAFFKKRYAFIGEFQNTKTEKLVKIHTLSTLFFFFYKFCILRLIFIINSYDFFSKKFYLVNNLVHVLFFSYISLFPYLLVQANWGSFHLLGSKKSKMLGWAALTQLFFIYTRLIFQNNLSFLKKWTDEQFFNKDEILKEIKESKKMDFYVNLLNQYSFLKKLYLGNNKIYEVALYLHRYKYLLDIVSPINSLFYIYIVHSIYFYLNNLSFAGIYVSSFSFALLMLKIVSNKIDLYFLRKF